From the genome of Triticum aestivum cultivar Chinese Spring chromosome 3B, IWGSC CS RefSeq v2.1, whole genome shotgun sequence, one region includes:
- the LOC123071604 gene encoding dnaJ protein homolog 1, with product MVNPPELYHRILDVPRGTSSQGLRAAYKGLARKWHPDKHPPASKPEAEARFKAITEAYEALLDQQENRAVFGVCNDDRAAEMFGTFGAGAGGGGARMARSRSDDFCMRSAPATPAREFTKVYSSGNTGGRRAFAEFSSSIMRKAPPLERALECTLEELCRGCKKQVKFTRDVVTKNGSIVKKEVTQAIMVKPGWRKGHKVTLDGMGDERPGCLPADAVFTVAEKKHSTFKRVGDDLVLKAKVPLVNALTGWSFSFRLLSGKKVSCSFDDEVVCPGYEKVIKGEGMPIAEQRGARGDLRVKLEIVFPEQLTDEQRAGLAEILKDCT from the exons ATGGTGAACCCGCCGGAGCTCTACCACCGGATCCTCGACGTCCCCAGGGGCACCTCGTCGCAGGGGCTCCGCGCCGCCTACAAGGGCCTCGCCAGGAAATGGCACCCCGACAAGCACCCGCCGGCCTCCAAGCCCGAGGCCGAGGCGCGCTTCAAGGCCATCACCGAGGCCTACGAG GCGCTCCTGGACCAGCAGGAGAACAGGGCGGTGTTCGGGGTGTGCAACGACGACCGGGCGGCCGAGATGTTCGGGAcgttcggcgccggcgccggcgggggcggcgcgcgCATGGCGAGGTCGCGCAGCGACGACTTCTGCATGCGGAGCGCGCCCGCCACACCGGCCAGGGAGTTCACCAAGGTCTACAGCTCCGGCAACACGGGCGGCCGCCGCGCCTTCGCCGAGTTCTCCAGCTCCATCATGCGCAAGGCGCCGCCGCTGGAGCGCGCCCTCGAGTGCACGCTGGAGGAGCTCTGCCGCGGCTGCAAGAAGCAGGTCAAGTTCACCCGCGACGTCGTCACCAAGAACGG GTCAATAGTTAAGAAGGAGGTGACCCAGGCGATCATGGTGAAGCCGGGGTGGAGGAAAGGGCACAAGGTCACCTTGGACGGCATGGGGGATGAGAGGCCAGGGTGCCTACCGGCGGACGCCGTCTTCACCGTGGCCGAGAAGAAGCACTCGACGTTCAAGAGGGTGGGCGACGACCTGGTGCTGAAGGCCAAGGTGCCGCTGGTGAACGCGCTCACCGGCTGGTCATTCTCATTCAGGCTCCTGAGCGGCAAGAAGGTGAGCTGCTCGTTCGACGACGAGGTCGTCTGCCCTGGGTACGAGAAGGTGATCAAAGGCGAAGGGATGCCGATCGCCGAGCAGAGAGGCGCGCGGGGCGATCTACGGGTGAAGCTCGAGATCGTCTTCCCGGAGCAGCTCACCGACGAGCAGCGCGCCGGCCTCGCTGAAATCCTCAAGGACTGCACCTGA